The Prosthecobacter vanneervenii sequence ATGCTCAGGCCGGTGAGGTAAACGCGCTTTGGGTCCACCCGCATGGTTCTGATCAGATGGTTCGTTACTGCTTTGATAGCGTGTGGATTCCAGAGGTGGTCGGGCTCGCACTGGAGGCTGGCGATGATGGCGGGGAACTTCTGACCGGTGGCGATGAGCTTGGGCGGGCCGTGCTTTTTGACCAGTTCCAAGTCGGTGCCGCGTTCGCCCGAACCGTGCAGGAAGATGACGAGAGGCCATTTTTTGCGCTTGTTGCTGGAATATGCCTCCGGCTTGCTGAGGAGGTAGCGGTAGTTGACCGGAATCACGAATTCGCCGCTGTAGGAGGCGGGAGTCTGGGTGTCCGCCTTGAGAAGGGTGGTGGCGGCGAGTAGGAAAAGGACGGCAAATTTGACCATCAGAGGAGAACGGAGTGCAGAAGTGGAGCCTTGCCGCCTAAGATCACCGTGGCCGCATCTTGCTGGTGCCGGGCAGCGCGCTGAAGAAAAAGTAGCGCGGAGAGCGCAGGGCATCGCCAACCTCGCGGATGGCCATGCAAAAGAGCAATTCGTCGAGTCTGCCTGCAGCTTGGGGATGTTTTGGCAGGAGCGTGTCGAGGAAACGGCGCAGGCGCTTGTTGGCGTTGAACTCCAGCGGCACGCTGCCGAGGTTGAGAAGGAGAAGGATTGTCAGTACTCCGGCCACGGCGAAGAGCGCATATCGTGGCATGAGGACGCGGGAGAGCATCAATCCGACGATGGCGATGCCTGCGGCGGTGGGGATGTAGCGGCTCATGCGGATGCAGTTCTGGCGCCATTTGAGGTCGCCGAGGGTTTCGCCGGTCTGTAGGGCGTGTGCAGCTTCATGCAGGGCGGTGGCCCAGGCTGACAGGGTGGTGCCTTGGGCCGCATCCCGGCGCAGGAAAAGGCGGCGGCGGGTGGGATCGAAGTAGTCGGAGACAACGGCGTTGTGCTCGACGATCTGCACATCTTCAACGCCTTCAGAATGAAGGAACTGGAGGGCGATTTCTGCGCCGGTGTAGGCGAGGGGGGCGTTGACGCGGGAGCCCTTTTGCATCATGCCCTCATAACGTCCCTGGGCCCAGCGGGCGAGAGCGAGGCTGGCGGCAAGGGCGATGACGATGATGATAAACATGGAAGCAGATGCACCGTGACAGCAATACGGTGGCTGGCAAACCGTCCGTGCGTTGATCTTGCGTTATGCGGCACGGCATGATTGCATGACGCATGATCCGTCCTGTTTTCCTGCTGCTCGTCTGCCTGATCGGCGCTGTTTTGCCTTCTAATTCCGAAGAAGTGCTGGGGCAGGGGGAGTTTTGCTACCGGGTGGTGCCTGGGTGGGGAAATGAGGCGCTGGCGCAGGTGAAGGTGAAAAATGGGCATGCGGTGGCGCTGGATGCGGCAGGAAGGCTGTTTTTTCTGACGGATGACGCGCGGAACAATGTGGTCATTCTGGATGCGAAATCGGGAGGCATGATCAAGCAGTGGACGGCACGAATGCCCGGGGCGCACGGAATGAGCCTGATTCGGGAAGGAGAGCGCGAGGTGCTGTATATCACGGACACACAGCTGCATGAGGTGCGGAAACTGACACTGGATGGTGAGGAGCTGGCGCATTATCCGTGGCCTGAAGGCGCAAAGCTGCATGCGAGCGCGAATGAGTACCGGCCCTC is a genomic window containing:
- a CDS encoding carboxylesterase family protein, with amino-acid sequence MVKFAVLFLLAATTLLKADTQTPASYSGEFVIPVNYRYLLSKPEAYSSNKRKKWPLVIFLHGSGERGTDLELVKKHGPPKLIATGQKFPAIIASLQCEPDHLWNPHAIKAVTNHLIRTMRVDPKRVYLTGLSMGGFGTWDTAFEYPKTYAAIAPICGGAGVRWVTAQILKDMPCWIFHGDKDGAVPIENSQKIYDALKEINAPVKFTIYPGVGHDSWTQTYDKPEFWKWLFEQKKP
- a CDS encoding zinc metallopeptidase, encoding MFIIIVIALAASLALARWAQGRYEGMMQKGSRVNAPLAYTGAEIALQFLHSEGVEDVQIVEHNAVVSDYFDPTRRRLFLRRDAAQGTTLSAWATALHEAAHALQTGETLGDLKWRQNCIRMSRYIPTAAGIAIVGLMLSRVLMPRYALFAVAGVLTILLLLNLGSVPLEFNANKRLRRFLDTLLPKHPQAAGRLDELLFCMAIREVGDALRSPRYFFFSALPGTSKMRPR